Genomic DNA from Salvia miltiorrhiza cultivar Shanhuang (shh) chromosome 1, IMPLAD_Smil_shh, whole genome shotgun sequence:
ATTCACATTCTTCATATACAATTTTTTGGGATAGATCTTAGAAGACATTTCTTTTTGAAATTTGTAGTCATTGCAATTCCTTTTTTTAGCCCTTAATTTATACTATTTGGATAAAATATGTTCagacaaattaaaattttgatttatttaatattttttgttcaaattaaaaattgatttagttagttttattcttttctttgtaatctttaaatattttaaattttttgtaattttatacttaaacaaataattcttattaaaaaattacaatgtggagaaaataataaaattaactaaattaaagtCTTTCTAAGTTTgaatagatttttttaaataaatggactctttaaaatatttaatttttttatctgaaCATATTTTGTTCAAATTAGACAACTCTTTTAGTGCACTTAATTTGAAGATTGGGATATTAATTATCCAAACATATGTATTTTATCACCTTGATTGAAGGGCTTCTCTTTGTCTCCCCCTTTCACATCATGCATCATGATCTGAACTAATTTGATGGCATAAATTTCGATTTAGTTATTATTAATAGTTAAAGTACAACTACGGATAGCATCATCATAATATAGATATTTTTGGAGGCCAAGAAGCATCATTGCTTACTCCATTAATATTCAACTTTAGGCACCTttttaaagatatttaaatttagttGATCTATTCAAAAGGCAACTTGCATGTCCATCATTGCAACAAGGGATCGATGGAAGCTTCATATTATCATCATGGTTacataaattcaaatttcatttattttaattttaaatatatatgtgtgtgtatctgtgtttgtgttgtgttcAATTTCATTTTCGAAATTAACAAACCAAAGGTACTTCAACATGATTTGGTGTGTGCACTATTAGTACATATGCAACATACAATAACACTTCTTTTAtaatcatttttatatatataatagaaaatGCTTTTTTACGAGGGAATTCAGATTTGAAAACGGTAGTTAAAACttaacgatcgaattttcgATTTTTAATTTTGGAACGATCATTCAAATAACGACCGATCAAACGATCATTAACAGTGTTAACAACCATTTTTTCgattttcgatcgttaaaaccgcattttcttgtagtgacaATGTGATTCTGACATTACTATTGGCATAATAAGTCGgccgaaaaataaaataaaataaaattttgaaatttgaactTTAATTTGCTCAGTTCCTATCCTTGTGGAGTTGGTATATATGTATGAATGGGAAAAAGTAGAAACGAACAAATCAAAAGATTTTCAACATTTTTGAAATCTAACCAAACACATGCTTAATCATGGGCACTGCATGTGTCAATTATCAGTATAGTCTAATTTCTCTAAGATCACATGACAGGTATATATCCAGTAAATTTTAAAGAATGTATATATCACTGGCTTACCCCtaataattattagtatttggACTCCAAATGTATGACCTAGTTATTTAGGGATTTTTATTTAGCGTAATGTATAAGTAGctagttttaaaaaaatgaagagaatAAGAAATTTATTGATCAACACAAGCAAaggtaattatttatttcaactACCAAAATAATTTTCAAGCAAATTATAACCAAAGGGGTCGTTGTTGAGTGTTCATCTTTGAGATTCTTGTTATAGGAAGGAGGGGGAAAGAAGGTCAAATGTCTCCGACACTTAGTATAGTGAAGTGATTATATTCCTATCTAATTTCAAAAGTCCAATATTCGATATTTTATCAATATATTTTGGGTTATTACTATTTAAATACACACTATATATCTTTCCTCCATTTTAATATAGactttttaactttttattaaaatatatgaacATAAACACCTTACTCGATTTTTGACACCAACTCCCATTTCCTCTAAATTAAATCTGATGTGGCGTTTCTAAAATCCTAATCATCTTCCAGTAACACCACCTCAGATTCAATTTAGAGGAAATGTGGTCGGCCTCAAAAGTcgagtaaagtattaaagttcatgtattttaataaaaaattaaaaattcatgttAAAATAAACAGTAATAACTCATATATTTTTAAGGGATATTAGcttgtaaatacacaaactttttgcattttctgaaatttaacacgATTTTTGTTTtctgcctataaatacatgaGCTTAACactttttttctaatttttgacaccgtaaaaaaaaattctaatttactgTTGATGTGGAGATTGGAATACATGTTTCAATCTAgataattcaatataaaacagtTAAACACTATGGAATAGTTATATAGCACAAATTGTGTAAACAAAagtcaaaaattaataaattagagTTTTTGTTCTTGTCGATGttaaaaattagaaagaaaaaaaatgttaagttcGTGAATTTCCaggcataaaataaaaattatattaaattttagaaaatacaAAAAGTTTGTGTAACAGGCTAATATTCCTATTTTCTATGATATTATTTTCGGGGGGCCTATATTCTTTATGGATATTTAAGTGATAtgtcttttttatatatataaagtaaatAGCGTTGAGAATTGTATGATGTTGAATATATATCCTCAGATCTTGCTGTTTTCTCGAATCTATTACAACATTTATATATCTAGCttcgaaaattttaatttagttgATAGATATCCTATATCTAACTATTATCGTTTTATTATATTGATTTGGTGACCCCAATGAGCCTTTATATTAGGAGTCTAAAAGGAATATGATTACGTACAATAAGAagtgtgattaaataaaaactaagaCAATCGCATCGAATCTTCTGGAATTAGTTTTATgtgaaataattatattttatcgtCGTGGTATGCTGTTTTTCgttcattattttaatatataaaatatttgtgAAGTATAATCAATAATTTTAATCCAAATAGTGCATTTTAAAGACTCGATATATAGATACCGCCGACCCTTTAGTGGTCaaacttttaaaattataaaagtaataaGCTTTAATGTTTCAAAGATAATGAAAATACATAATCTATATGCAAAAAAAAGTTGAACCTCAATTATCCGTgagatattattttaatatgtggTAGAGTAAGCTTTATGAAGCCAAACTGACTATAATCACCACAAAATAAGAAATTAtcacatataaaaatattttaatgggACCTACTGTAGATTCTAGAAGGTGCCTCAACGCTCTAAAAAATGttcatattataataattataataaattaatacgtATGGATTTTGGTATAGATTGTTCCTATGTGatatgagtttttttttcttttcaaatttaaataataatacatttttttatatatataatactcttGATATCCATgaaaaatagtgtcaattatccATTATTTTACGCACaaaaaaagaattttattttactttttaaactATCACATCATATCTTCTcttcaatatttaaatatatattatacttttattttattttttaattaacaatGTATTCTACCTCTTTGTATTAACACCaccatttttataaattgtacaTTTATTATAGTTACAACAACTCTAATAACTATATTAAAAGTCATGTCTAGCATGATATAAAACTCTTTTTCGTAGAGAGTATATTTTTTAGATCAATGGTTAATCATACTTCTTCTATCATAACCATAATTGATACAAAGTTCGATAATTATACTAATTTCTAATTCTTAGACtatgaaatattaattatacGTAATAGTGCCCCCTGAAAAAATTATACTTCGTTCAtccataaattaattttatttttagaacaTGAACCTCgcaaataatatttataattcaATCTTATGGACACTAATTATTTACTAAAAACACATCCCATGATTTTTATTCAATCCCTATAATTCAAGCTCaactatttaattttatacagTGAAACTATATCGCTAAAAATACattcataaatattttattaaaatctgtgtcataatcaatataattatataataattattaattactactttgaaaaagtgtattttatttttaaccacTATTTTTGGATAAGACCATAAAACAAAATCATACCAAGAAAAGGCGCAATGATTAATGAAGTAGGGAATTTGTTGATTATTGTCGCCTTATTTTCCTCACATTTCCTCCTGCTTTCCTCTTTTTTCTTCTCAGTcacactctctctttctctttctctttctctttctcttttaaATAAGTTTTGGTTAATTTCATCACTCATTAagctccctccctctctctctctctctctctctcacacacacacacacacacacattccTGTTGAAACTTGTAATGGCAATGGACTCTCACTAGTCCCACTTTAACTTTCACTGTGTCTATCTTTctgtcttttcttttctttgcttTCCTCACCCTATTTGGAGATCCCCCATTTATGCCTCAGCCCTCCACTTTGGGTTCTCTCCCACCTCCATGATTAAGCCTTTTCCTCATCATGAATGTAAGGTCCCAACATACCAtgctgcacacacacacacagtgaGCAAATAGAGGCACAAGGAGTGGTGGGGGTGTGGAACACGGCAtaaagattgaattttgagcGGGAAGAGAGGGAAAGATGCagtcttttataaaaaaatgttgatttaattttattttaggagGAGGGTTTCGTTGGCTGCTATGATTCTTgcaagatttttataaaaaaattatctggGGTTTGCAGTAGTGGGACAGAGAGAATAATACTTAGATAATGGGACAGTAGGCGTCAGTAGCTATAGcagaaacaaacaaacaaacgagAAACTGAATTGGGATTTCTTGAAATAGTGGAAGAGGAAAAATGATGTCTTCAGGCATAAATTTGGTGATGACAGTGATTGGTTTCACAGTTAGTACTATGTTCATAGTGTTTGTTTGCACGAGGTTGATTTGTGCAAGAATTCAGCTGAATGCATCGAGGCGGTCTTTTGCCAGATCTGATTTTAGCGTTGTAAGCATTTTCCTTTTCCCCCATTGTTTTATGTTTCATGGTAACTGTTTTGGTTTGGTTGCAATTCAGCTTGTCCCAAAATCTTGAATTTTGTCAAGTTTCTGCTGTGTGTTTTATATTGGGAGTTTTGGATAGTTTATGTTGGAATATTTACCTATGATTGTTTGTCTTGGGCTGTTTCAAATTGGTAGTTGGACAGTTTCTGCTTATGAAATTTGGTGTCATGCTCAGTTGGAATCTTTTCCTATGACTGTTTGGTTGTGTTTGTTTTTATTAGGCTGCTTCAAATTGGGAGTTTGTTTCTACATATGAAAATTCCAACTGTTGATCTTTCACATCTTTGTGCTGGATTAGTCAAATCAAGAATTTTAGCTGTTTGATACTCCTCAAATAGGAGGATATCTCAACCATATCCATGACTAGTAAGGATATCTCTGACTATTTCATTGTGTATTTCAACAGTTGGAAAGGGGTCTTAATGGAATCGAGCCGCTTGTAGTAGCCAATTTTCCCACGAGAAAGTATCGAGACCTATGCTTGACATCGAAAGAAAATGCTCAGTGAGTCAAATACATTGCAATAAAATTCCCTTTTTGCTTGTTTTGTGATACTTGCATTGCTTCTATGCATTTGATGGTAGTGTGTGAAGTTTAACTGATTATGCATCAAGTTATAGATTAGTATTGTTAGGGAAAATCTTAGGTCCGGTATGTGAAAAGGTTCGATTCGAGCTATCATTTTCACAAGGTTACTTGGAAACTCAATGTGTGATCTCTTCATATCTCAGCTTTAGGTAGGCCATTGTTGTCGGGAGGAAGTTCAGATTTAGTCGTCGTGGACTTCATATTTTAAACTGTAGTGTTTTCTGgccttatatatatatctaatacaTTTGAAGATTTTGATAAAGCCATATTCCTACTCTTTTCAAAATGGAATTAACAGAGAGCAGCAATGTGATATGCATACTATTCATTACTTGTGTATAGCTTTTTTGGTTTGAATTCTCGGGTGTGGACCGGTTACTGCATCTAGTGATTTAGTCGAAAGCTGACTGAACCGCTGATAGATGGCCGATGAATCAGGTAGTTTTATAGCACAAAGAAAACACGGCGACTCTGTTAGCAGATACCAAAGAAACATGCTAGCATTTGTTACTGCTTTGCACTTTTATTGTTAGTCCTATCAAAAGTTTGGCTTTCTGAGTAGTCGGGTAGCTCTCGTTCGACTTGGCACCAGAGGCAGGACTAGGGATAGAAAATAATGCCGAGAGGCTTTCGTTGTTTTTTTTCGAGTATTTGGGTTTTGGGGGGGCTCGAGCCCACCCTAGCCCCCCGGTTTAAGTTGTGTGTGATTTACTATGTATTCGTTGAAACTTTTTGTCGATGGTTTTGAGATCCTTAACCTGTGCGACCTGGCAGGTGCTCGATATGTCTTTCCGACTACCACGGAGAAGATTCGCTCCGTTTCCTGCCCCTCTGCGGGCACTCCTTCCACGCGGCTTGCATCGACATATGGCTGCAGCAGCACTCCACGTGCCCGGTGTGCAGAGTCTCCCTCCGCGAGCTCCCCGAGAAGAAATGGTTCATGCAGCCGATGTTCAGCTCAGCTATCCGGTCTCAATACAGCGCGCAGCCGCCCGTGAACGCGCACTACTGTCATTGCATGGCCAACGGCCCGAGGCCTTCGTCGCTATCCCATAGCAACCTCTCGACGCACCACCATCACCCCGTGCAGCCGGACGAGGCAGCAGTTCGCTTCGGTGAGTCGAAAGAGTCGGGAAATAGGAAAGGCGGGACCCCGTCGGAGCGGTGAGATTCCAACGCCTTCTAGGCCGAGCTATTCAGATTGCACTTGACAGGAGTTGATGCTATGTTTCAATATCCATCATATTGTTCTTGCTTTTGGGGGGTTTTTGTAAATATGGCATTATATATAAGTAGTATTTTTCCTCCCTATCTTTCCCTTTTTtagatttctttgattttgtaATTGTGTTGTAGAAAGGCAGTTTTGTTAGTTTAGTTAGAAACAaatgtaatatatttttaatatattatatatttttgtggtcttttaattttatcatcaaaatttatataaatatttaaattatctctctatattttttcttttctctctctctctctatatttaaACACCACACAATTTTTGCGGTATGAtatactacttttttttttgagacgtttGCGGTATGATATACTATTAGTTAATGAGGGGAAGAGTATGcggaaattatttttattttgttaactgaataaaatattattatttcgtTAATTAATTCTAACCATTCATCAATCAAGATGTAAGAGTTGAATTATTTTCCAATTAACATAATAATATTGATTTGACAACCCAaccattaattaatatatatatatatcatatccAAACTATAATTTTTCGATAATGctaaaaaatgattaaatattttttaaaaataatttatttaaaagaaattattcaaaattaaaaaagatttagttagtttttttattttttcacattaaaaaaagtatattaaaaaattacaataaaactaacaatttttttaaaaaaatttgaaccaaaaattttaaataaatcatttttttaaagtATGTAACCTTTTTTTGTTCGGATTGTCACTACTCGTAATTTTTTcctaatttctattttttttatttctttatttcttttttttcgtttttggtCTTTCTATTAACGAAGGGTCCCTAGATAGTGAGACAACGCCCCTCACATTCTAGACACTCCGTGACTAAAATATCATAACATTAATTGGGCCAAAgtcaaataattatattttgggCCTAAAAAGTAATTCACTATGTATAATTGCAATCAATGAAGCCATTATTATCCTCTTGAAAAAAAATGTAACCATTATTATCATGGATGAAACAACAATAATACATCACTTTTTGTGGACTTATAAATATGGGCTTCACAATATTTATTGCGATTGAGATAATGATGGATCATTTTTGGCTTATCATCAAATCGAAATGAACAGCTAAGATCATTCAATATACTGCTCACACCAATATTGCTTTTTCCATCTTATAAAATTTCCTAAGATTCTATGATACCCCTTCAATTTCTATTTGAATATGTGCACATTTTACCTAAATTGTTCAAGTAGTTAATAAATTCCTATATGCTTTTTGACATATACTTCAGTATATGTAACACATTTGTGCTGACATAATGTAGAGATGAAATCCGAGTCATTATTatcattaaaattgaaaatttctaGAGGTGAAGTGCTAAtgtcaaaaaaaattgaaaaaaaaaaattggatttaGGTTGTCGAAGAGGTTATTAAAGAAAGAGGTGGTCTCATGTACAACCGATTGTATGATACAATATCCTTATCCATCTGGAGATCTTGAACTATTTAAACCTAAATACATATAATAAGTGAGTTGGATCTGAGTTGGGTAAGAATCGATTGTATCATATAATTGATTGTACTGAAAATTTTATGTTAAAGAAAGATATTATTGGTTGTTTATGATTAGAATGATTAGAACGATGTTAATTAACTAGTGTGGTTTCTAGATTTCtttaaatttaaagaaaaagtaattgaaataaataaataaatgcgcTCGTGAGCTACCAACCATCTACGATCATCAAAAGGTAAACATTTAatgtatttaataaataatactacctACTACTTTCTTCATGTGTCATTGTGTTTTATTAAAATTGGTTGTACTCCACCTGTGCTACATCAAATAGTCAGGTTCACAATTTTGAGTTGGGAAGAAATAATTAAATGGTATGCTTAAATTTGCATGTTTTTTCCAATGAAATCtagctcaaataataaaattgagacattttttttttggtaaaagatCTTGGATTCAATTCCATCTATGTGAATAGTTTTATCACTTTTATGTGGGTAGTGATTCATCCTGCATGTATTATGTGGGTAATAATTTTGCTTGCGTGCGGTTATTTTTTCGTCTTTATATGTGGTATAGAGATTCCGCATAGTAATTCTTGTGTGGTATAGAGATCCCGCTTCTTTTGTGTTGGTAGTGATTTCGCTTGCGTGCGAttatttttccacttttgtACAGTGTAGAGATTCCGTCTGCGTGCGGAAAtggtatgttttttttttttttataattcattATCGTACGTGTTTGATTTCATTCATTTACGTAAAACGCTATTTAATTGCAAAAGTTTAATTATGTACCATATAATGATTAAGCACCAACTAGGACATTTGTTTTCAAGagaatgaatttattttatttgtggGTGTATTCTGATTAAATAT
This window encodes:
- the LOC131006231 gene encoding putative RING-H2 finger protein ATL36 produces the protein MMSSGINLVMTVIGFTVSTMFIVFVCTRLICARIQLNASRRSFARSDFSVLERGLNGIEPLVVANFPTRKYRDLCLTSKENAQCSICLSDYHGEDSLRFLPLCGHSFHAACIDIWLQQHSTCPVCRVSLRELPEKKWFMQPMFSSAIRSQYSAQPPVNAHYCHCMANGPRPSSLSHSNLSTHHHHPVQPDEAAVRFGESKESGNRKGGTPSER